The following proteins are co-located in the bacterium genome:
- a CDS encoding 4Fe-4S dicluster-binding protein has product MGRTISVEVIYRGIFQTNLAKNICRGIVLAARKEGKIGIAFGRYGDSPQRNGIPAKNFAIVSPDEEELQLSMAQYEPAETDITINLDDMLCKGVESWAWYGLQPINEKVREDAVLLVTSTLPPAELVKFCHTKKTPYRLAVLPALPSFSGLWVYKDDHTDARVLGALPKLCPDLVSLDAMLAAVKEEWKDELKVASARRAYESVTTQTVRAGEGNPEVPYRFDLPGWTKMREGVTIDGMTLGEPIKFGDQIGGYRPARNPYFKKYSTRTMRPVIDFDKCIKCTLCWLQCPDSCFDVTPDQTYDLNAEACCGCGVCEAVCPVDDCVTMVNEQAFTDNKSQWEAYKTDKKAYAKWVEIKIKDRPERSHGFRYKGQYQQQVAQAGTGTSGGEE; this is encoded by the coding sequence ATGGGACGCACCATTTCGGTCGAAGTGATCTACCGGGGGATTTTTCAGACCAACCTCGCCAAGAACATCTGCCGCGGCATCGTGCTGGCGGCCCGTAAGGAAGGCAAGATCGGCATCGCATTCGGCCGCTACGGCGACTCGCCGCAGCGGAACGGCATTCCGGCGAAGAACTTCGCGATCGTCTCCCCGGACGAGGAAGAACTGCAGCTGAGCATGGCGCAGTACGAGCCGGCGGAGACCGACATCACGATCAACCTCGACGACATGCTCTGCAAGGGTGTGGAGTCCTGGGCGTGGTACGGCCTGCAGCCGATCAACGAGAAGGTCCGCGAGGACGCGGTGCTGCTCGTCACCTCGACGCTGCCGCCGGCCGAGCTGGTCAAGTTCTGCCACACGAAGAAGACGCCGTACCGTCTCGCGGTGCTCCCGGCGCTCCCGAGCTTCTCCGGCCTGTGGGTCTACAAGGACGACCACACGGACGCGCGGGTGCTCGGCGCGCTGCCGAAGCTGTGCCCCGACCTCGTGAGCCTCGACGCGATGCTGGCCGCGGTGAAAGAAGAGTGGAAAGACGAGCTCAAGGTCGCCTCCGCCCGCCGCGCGTACGAGTCCGTGACGACGCAGACCGTCCGGGCCGGCGAGGGCAACCCCGAGGTGCCGTACAGGTTCGACCTGCCGGGCTGGACGAAGATGCGCGAGGGCGTGACGATCGACGGCATGACCCTCGGCGAGCCGATCAAGTTCGGCGACCAGATCGGCGGCTACCGCCCGGCGCGCAACCCCTACTTCAAGAAGTACTCGACCCGCACGATGCGCCCGGTCATCGACTTCGACAAGTGCATCAAGTGCACGCTGTGCTGGCTGCAGTGTCCCGACTCGTGCTTCGACGTGACGCCCGATCAGACGTACGACCTCAACGCGGAGGCGTGCTGCGGCTGCGGGGTCTGCGAAGCGGTCTGTCCGGTCGACGACTGCGTGACCATGGTCAACGAGCAGGCGTTCACCGACAACAAGAGCCAGTGGGAGGCCTACAAGACCGACAAGAAGGCCTACGCAAAGTGGGTCGAGATCAAGATCAAGGACCGGCCGGAGCGCTCGCACGGCTTCCGGTACAAGGGTCAGTACCAACAGCAGGTCGCCCAGGCGGGGACCGGGACTTCCGGAGGTGAGGAGTAG
- a CDS encoding pyruvate ferredoxin oxidoreductase — protein sequence MDAESATAVRTAVAEQEALISGSEAVAVASKLADVDVITAYPIRPYDTMMQFVAKQIANGEQDAEYIVAESEHSQFEIAKHANVVGARTLCGSSGVGWCYAFEAIAVTPALRLPMIAMVGNRALDDPGSFGTEHNDALAARDLGWMHIWVDSAQEALDTTLIAYRVAEDRRVYLPCAISTDGAFLTHSQSLVKIPPKQWVDEFLPKYDRKDLRLHPDNPITIAPQVNEDWLMEIRRQTDQAMRNASAVIEEAYKDFERIFHRRVENPFFEEYMTDDAELVLVGMGTLSMPVKVAIRKMREKGQKVGFVRIRWFRPFDYARLGALLSRFAAVGVADRDFSMGSPYNSGVVANEVRAAMYNQPKHPPVVSFITGLGGREVTIPGVREMFDHTRKAAEAGVAPNDTIWIGVRA from the coding sequence GTGGACGCGGAAAGCGCAACGGCCGTCCGGACGGCGGTCGCCGAGCAGGAGGCGCTGATCAGCGGCAGCGAGGCCGTCGCGGTCGCTTCCAAGCTCGCGGACGTCGACGTCATTACCGCGTACCCGATCCGGCCGTACGACACGATGATGCAGTTCGTGGCGAAGCAGATCGCCAACGGCGAGCAGGACGCCGAGTACATCGTCGCGGAGAGCGAGCACAGCCAGTTCGAGATCGCGAAGCACGCGAACGTCGTCGGCGCCCGGACGCTGTGCGGTTCGAGCGGCGTCGGCTGGTGCTACGCGTTCGAGGCGATCGCCGTCACGCCGGCGCTGCGCCTGCCGATGATCGCGATGGTCGGCAACCGCGCGCTCGACGATCCCGGCTCCTTCGGCACGGAGCACAACGACGCTCTCGCGGCGCGCGATCTCGGCTGGATGCACATCTGGGTCGATAGCGCGCAGGAGGCGCTCGACACCACACTGATCGCCTATCGGGTCGCGGAGGACCGGCGCGTGTATCTGCCGTGCGCGATCAGCACCGACGGCGCGTTCCTCACCCACTCGCAGTCGCTCGTCAAGATCCCGCCCAAGCAGTGGGTCGACGAATTCCTGCCCAAGTACGACCGCAAAGACCTTCGCCTGCATCCCGACAACCCGATCACCATCGCGCCGCAGGTCAACGAGGATTGGCTCATGGAGATCCGCCGACAGACCGACCAGGCGATGCGCAACGCGAGCGCCGTGATCGAGGAGGCGTACAAGGACTTCGAGCGGATCTTCCACCGCCGGGTCGAGAACCCGTTCTTCGAGGAGTACATGACCGACGACGCGGAGCTCGTCCTCGTCGGGATGGGTACCCTGTCGATGCCGGTCAAGGTCGCGATCCGCAAGATGCGCGAGAAGGGCCAGAAGGTCGGGTTCGTGCGCATCCGGTGGTTCCGGCCGTTCGACTATGCCCGGCTCGGCGCGTTGCTCTCGCGCTTCGCGGCGGTGGGCGTGGCCGACCGCGATTTCTCGATGGGCTCGCCGTACAACAGCGGCGTCGTCGCGAACGAGGTTCGCGCGGCGATGTACAACCAGCCGAAGCACCCGCCGGTCGTGAGCTTCATCACGGGCCTCGGGGGCCGCGAGGTCACGATCCCCGGCGTCCGCGAGATGTTCGACCATACCCGCAAGGCGGCCGAAGCCGGCGTAGCGCCCAACGACACGATCTGGATCGGCGTGCGCGCCTGA
- a CDS encoding thiamine pyrophosphate-dependent enzyme, whose product MDSPELAAMPVPVLEPIKGVKRAPLEEYFTSGHRTCQGCESALVMKLMVKAAGPRTVVLGSTGCMYVANTTYYSTPWVVPWMHTQLGSSGSAAVGTAAGYTALMRKGRIKQEPINIISFCGDGGGADMGLSAISAALQHTDYNHLILLYDNESYANTDIQVSGSSPYGVHTTFSPPGKAKRILHKRWKKNMAAMLAAGHSECKYVGTVDASYAVDFMNRIRKALSIGGPTFIHSLDPCPKGWDYDPMLSHELGELAVLTGVWPLFEVENHVLKMYGKSKAIVEGRQKRLPVRDYLLKQGRFAHFTEDDIDYFQAKIDEMWTKWLVPGVLPFSTDVLNDQPPA is encoded by the coding sequence ATGGACAGTCCTGAACTCGCGGCGATGCCCGTCCCGGTGCTCGAGCCGATCAAGGGCGTCAAGCGGGCGCCGCTCGAGGAGTACTTTACCTCCGGCCACCGCACGTGCCAGGGGTGCGAGTCGGCCCTGGTCATGAAGCTGATGGTGAAGGCCGCCGGACCGCGCACCGTGGTGCTCGGCAGCACGGGCTGCATGTACGTCGCCAACACGACGTACTACAGCACGCCGTGGGTTGTGCCGTGGATGCACACCCAGCTCGGCTCGTCGGGCTCCGCGGCGGTGGGCACCGCGGCCGGCTACACGGCGCTGATGCGCAAGGGCCGGATCAAGCAGGAGCCGATCAACATCATCTCGTTCTGCGGCGACGGCGGCGGAGCGGACATGGGCCTGTCGGCGATCTCCGCGGCGCTGCAGCACACCGACTACAACCATCTGATTCTGCTGTACGACAACGAGTCGTACGCCAACACCGACATCCAGGTGTCCGGCAGCAGCCCCTACGGTGTGCACACGACGTTCTCGCCGCCCGGCAAGGCCAAGCGGATCCTGCACAAGCGCTGGAAGAAGAACATGGCGGCGATGCTGGCGGCCGGGCACTCCGAGTGCAAGTACGTCGGGACGGTCGACGCGTCGTACGCGGTGGACTTCATGAACCGCATCCGGAAGGCCCTCAGCATCGGCGGGCCCACCTTCATCCACTCGCTCGACCCGTGCCCGAAGGGCTGGGACTACGACCCGATGCTCTCCCACGAGCTCGGCGAGCTGGCCGTGCTGACCGGCGTGTGGCCGCTCTTCGAAGTCGAGAACCACGTGCTCAAGATGTACGGCAAGAGCAAGGCCATCGTCGAGGGGCGGCAGAAGCGGCTGCCGGTGCGGGACTACCTCTTGAAGCAGGGCCGCTTCGCGCACTTCACGGAAGACGACATCGACTACTTCCAGGCCAAGATCGACGAGATGTGGACGAAGTGGCTGGTGCCGGGCGTGCTGCCGTTTTCGACCGACGTGTTGAACGACCAGCCGCCTGCTTAG
- the oxlT gene encoding oxalate/formate MFS antiporter, translating into MSTAAADHTQEWMLKYRWWILTAAVIAQIPNANLQYAWTLFPTHLVKDGLGKLSAVQGVFALFVLLETWLVPVEGWLVDRIGPRLLTIVGGVLIGVAWVMSAQVRTLGELLFWYGVVGGIGGGIIYGATIATALKWFPDKRGLTAGLVAAGFGAGAALSVAPIENVINHAGWRAAFFQFGILQGVIVVLAALFLQAPPETFKVAGIIRKVSRHVRQAVTDSTPAQMLRTPHFYVTYVMMMLVVGGGLILTAQLGPIAKSTGVDKTIVMWGLTALVLALQVDRVLNGITRPIWGWVSDHIGRENSMFIAFGIQGFSILWLLTLLKNPVGFVVASGAAFFFWGEVYSLVPALVADLFGRRYAATNYGLMYTAKGFASIWAGPLAAMLFEAQHTWTLVFYIAAIANFIAALIALFVLKRLPMPGAAAAPSRMMPATAGGGG; encoded by the coding sequence ATGAGTACCGCGGCAGCCGACCACACGCAGGAATGGATGCTGAAATACCGCTGGTGGATTCTCACGGCGGCGGTGATCGCGCAGATCCCGAACGCGAACCTCCAATACGCGTGGACGCTCTTTCCCACGCATCTCGTCAAGGACGGGCTCGGGAAGCTCAGCGCGGTGCAGGGAGTCTTTGCGCTGTTCGTGCTGCTGGAGACGTGGCTCGTACCGGTCGAAGGCTGGCTGGTCGACCGGATCGGGCCGCGCCTGCTGACGATCGTCGGCGGCGTCCTGATCGGCGTCGCCTGGGTTATGAGCGCCCAGGTAAGGACGCTCGGGGAGCTGCTGTTCTGGTACGGCGTGGTCGGTGGGATCGGCGGCGGCATCATCTACGGCGCCACGATCGCGACCGCGCTGAAATGGTTCCCCGACAAGCGCGGGCTCACGGCCGGGCTGGTGGCCGCGGGGTTCGGCGCGGGCGCCGCGCTCTCGGTCGCGCCGATCGAGAACGTGATCAACCACGCCGGCTGGCGCGCGGCGTTCTTCCAGTTCGGCATCCTGCAGGGCGTCATCGTCGTGCTCGCCGCGCTCTTCCTGCAGGCGCCGCCGGAGACGTTCAAGGTCGCCGGGATCATCAGGAAGGTGTCCAGGCACGTCCGGCAGGCGGTCACCGACAGCACCCCCGCGCAGATGCTGCGCACGCCGCACTTCTACGTGACCTACGTGATGATGATGCTGGTCGTGGGCGGCGGGCTGATCCTCACCGCGCAGCTGGGGCCGATCGCCAAGTCGACCGGCGTCGACAAGACAATCGTGATGTGGGGGTTGACCGCGCTCGTGCTTGCGCTGCAGGTCGACCGCGTCCTCAACGGCATCACGCGGCCGATCTGGGGCTGGGTGTCGGACCACATCGGACGCGAGAACTCGATGTTCATCGCCTTCGGGATTCAGGGGTTCTCCATCCTCTGGCTGCTCACGCTGCTCAAGAACCCGGTCGGGTTCGTCGTCGCCTCGGGCGCGGCGTTCTTCTTCTGGGGCGAGGTGTACTCGCTCGTGCCGGCGCTGGTGGCCGACCTCTTCGGGCGCAGGTACGCCGCGACGAACTATGGACTGATGTACACGGCGAAGGGGTTCGCGTCGATTTGGGCGGGCCCGCTCGCGGCGATGCTGTTCGAGGCCCAGCACACCTGGACGCTCGTGTTCTACATCGCGGCGATTGCGAACTTCATCGCCGCGTTGATCGCGCTGTTCGTCCTGAAGCGCCTGCCGATGCCCGGGGCGGCCGCCGCCCCATCGAGGATGATGCCGGCCACCGCCGGCGGCGGCGGGTAA
- a CDS encoding sulfurtransferase: MPQGYAHDVLVETGWLAEHLDDPAVRVAEISEDTTLYGQGHIPGAVHFNWQTQLQDPVRRDWIDQEQIETLLGAHGVGNDTTLVLYGDKNNWFATYTFWLLKMYGADNLRVLNGGRAKWIAEGRPAVTDVPSHPKARYEAKPADASIRAFRDQVQAALGKSALVDVRSPQEYSGELIAMPAYPQEGAQRGGHIPGAQNIPWGQNVREDGTFKSAEELKKLYEGKGVTPDKNVIAYCRIGERSSLTWFTLKYLLGYPAVQNYDGSWTEWGSLVGVPIEKPALRQAKG, translated from the coding sequence ATGCCACAGGGCTACGCGCACGACGTGTTGGTGGAGACCGGCTGGCTCGCCGAGCATCTCGACGATCCGGCCGTGCGGGTCGCGGAAATCTCGGAAGACACGACGCTGTACGGCCAGGGGCATATTCCCGGCGCCGTGCACTTCAATTGGCAGACGCAGCTGCAAGATCCCGTCCGGCGCGACTGGATCGATCAGGAGCAGATCGAGACGCTGCTCGGGGCGCACGGCGTCGGCAACGACACGACGCTCGTCCTGTACGGAGACAAGAACAACTGGTTCGCCACGTACACGTTCTGGCTGTTGAAGATGTACGGCGCGGACAATCTCCGCGTGCTGAACGGCGGCCGCGCGAAGTGGATCGCGGAAGGGCGGCCCGCCGTGACCGACGTCCCGTCCCACCCCAAGGCGCGCTACGAGGCCAAACCCGCCGATGCGTCGATCCGCGCGTTTCGCGACCAGGTACAGGCCGCGCTCGGCAAGTCGGCGCTCGTCGACGTGCGGTCGCCCCAGGAGTACAGCGGCGAGCTGATCGCGATGCCGGCGTACCCGCAGGAGGGCGCGCAGCGGGGCGGCCACATTCCGGGCGCGCAGAACATCCCGTGGGGCCAGAACGTGCGGGAGGACGGGACGTTCAAATCGGCGGAAGAATTGAAGAAGCTGTACGAGGGCAAGGGCGTCACGCCCGACAAGAACGTGATCGCCTACTGCCGGATCGGCGAGCGCTCCTCGCTGACCTGGTTCACGCTGAAGTATCTGCTCGGCTACCCCGCCGTCCAGAACTACGACGGCTCGTGGACGGAATGGGGCAGCCTCGTCGGGGTGCCGATCGAAAAGCCGGCGCTCCGGCAGGCCAAGGGCTGA
- the proS gene encoding proline--tRNA ligase, whose product MSRSAARPEDEREFVKEIPSKAEHFSDWYTAVVLKAELADYYPVRGCIVVRPYGYTIWELIQAGLDRRFKATGHTNAYFPLFIPRSFLEREAKHVEGFAPEVAWVTHGGGEELSEPLAVRPTSETAIGHMYARWIRSYRDLPVLINQWCNVVRWEKATRPFLRTMEFLWQEGHTAHRNAEEAEAEARQMLEVYRDFAETDAAIPVLSGRKPESEKFPGAERSYTIEALMPDGQALQSGTSHDLGQNFARAFDIKFLDSDNVEKYAYTTSWGVSWRILGGMIMVHGDDRGLVLPPALAPFQVVVVPILSGPKRDDVLAAARDLTRRLSATVRVRLDDRTEVTPGWKYNDWEMRGVPLRLEIGPRDLAQQQVVLAPRAGFDNMVAGESAGRRSAGGAKQSVPISGLEQSLPAALAAVRQALFDQAKRYLDAHIVAAASLAELVEAVATRRGFVRAVWCGTEACEQSIRKASGASPRVITEEPADGPCLICGAPAREVVYFARAY is encoded by the coding sequence ATGTCGCGGTCAGCGGCCCGTCCCGAAGACGAGCGCGAGTTCGTCAAAGAGATTCCCTCCAAAGCCGAGCACTTTTCCGACTGGTACACCGCCGTCGTGCTCAAGGCGGAGCTTGCCGACTACTACCCGGTGCGGGGCTGCATCGTCGTCCGGCCGTACGGCTACACGATTTGGGAATTGATCCAGGCGGGCCTCGACCGCCGCTTCAAGGCGACCGGTCACACCAACGCCTACTTTCCGCTGTTCATCCCGCGGAGCTTCCTCGAGCGCGAGGCAAAGCACGTCGAGGGCTTTGCGCCCGAAGTCGCATGGGTCACTCACGGGGGCGGCGAGGAGCTGAGCGAGCCGCTGGCCGTCCGCCCGACCTCCGAGACCGCCATCGGACACATGTACGCGCGCTGGATCCGGTCGTACCGCGACCTGCCGGTCCTCATCAACCAGTGGTGCAACGTGGTGCGCTGGGAGAAGGCGACGCGCCCGTTCCTGCGCACGATGGAGTTCCTGTGGCAGGAGGGCCACACCGCCCACCGGAACGCGGAAGAGGCCGAGGCGGAAGCCCGCCAGATGCTCGAGGTCTACCGCGACTTCGCCGAGACCGACGCGGCGATCCCGGTGCTGTCCGGCCGCAAGCCGGAGAGCGAGAAGTTTCCCGGAGCCGAGCGGTCGTACACGATCGAGGCGCTCATGCCGGACGGCCAGGCGCTGCAGTCCGGGACCTCGCACGACCTCGGCCAGAATTTCGCCCGCGCCTTCGACATCAAGTTTCTGGACAGCGACAACGTCGAGAAGTACGCGTACACGACGTCGTGGGGCGTGAGCTGGCGGATCCTCGGCGGGATGATCATGGTGCACGGCGACGACCGCGGCCTGGTGCTGCCGCCCGCGCTCGCCCCGTTTCAGGTGGTCGTGGTGCCGATCCTGAGCGGGCCGAAGCGCGACGACGTCCTCGCCGCGGCGCGGGATTTGACCCGCCGCCTCAGCGCGACCGTGCGCGTCCGGCTCGACGACCGGACCGAGGTGACGCCGGGCTGGAAGTACAACGATTGGGAGATGCGCGGCGTCCCGCTGCGGCTCGAGATCGGGCCGCGGGACCTGGCGCAGCAACAGGTGGTGCTGGCGCCGCGGGCCGGCTTCGATAACATGGTTGCCGGCGAGTCCGCCGGCAGGCGGTCCGCCGGCGGCGCCAAGCAGTCCGTGCCGATCAGCGGGCTCGAGCAGTCGCTGCCGGCCGCGCTCGCCGCGGTGCGCCAGGCCCTGTTCGACCAGGCGAAGCGGTACCTTGACGCGCACATCGTCGCGGCCGCGTCGCTTGCGGAGCTGGTGGAAGCGGTCGCGACCCGCCGCGGCTTCGTCCGCGCGGTGTGGTGCGGGACGGAGGCGTGCGAGCAGTCGATCCGTAAGGCGAGCGGCGCGTCGCCGCGGGTCATCACCGAGGAGCCCGCGGACGGACCGTGCCTCATCTGCGGCGCGCCGGCAAGGGAAGTCGTGTACTTCGCCCGCGCGTATTGA
- a CDS encoding TlpA disulfide reductase family protein: MAHAPTRRLVLIPIAAACAAAAIGATVLWMRPPHTISRNTGPAIVIGEPGSPVPPGLGPGGSGATGEVKPAPAPAFSLTVLSPGAPPSSSAVQPGTAAPFVVPAAGGRLSLSALRGHPVVVNFWGSWCGPCRAEMPLLVKAAHAYASRGVVVVGFDVDDTPAEARRFLDQYHVDYPIVTVPDDRLPRAYGVIGLPTTVFVDASGMIRARQLGGFVGAAGERTLTQRLDALLGGTGR, translated from the coding sequence GTGGCCCACGCGCCCACCCGCCGGCTCGTCCTGATTCCGATCGCGGCGGCGTGCGCCGCCGCGGCCATCGGCGCGACCGTGCTGTGGATGCGGCCTCCGCACACGATCTCGAGGAACACCGGCCCGGCGATCGTCATCGGCGAACCGGGCAGCCCCGTTCCGCCGGGTCTCGGTCCCGGCGGGTCCGGCGCGACGGGAGAGGTGAAGCCGGCGCCGGCGCCCGCGTTCTCGCTGACCGTCCTCTCGCCGGGCGCGCCGCCGTCCTCCTCCGCGGTGCAGCCGGGAACCGCCGCGCCGTTCGTCGTCCCCGCCGCGGGCGGCCGGCTTTCGCTTTCGGCGCTGCGGGGGCATCCCGTCGTCGTCAATTTTTGGGGGTCGTGGTGCGGACCGTGCCGGGCGGAGATGCCGCTCCTCGTGAAGGCCGCTCATGCGTACGCGTCGCGCGGCGTGGTCGTCGTGGGCTTCGATGTCGACGACACGCCCGCCGAAGCGCGCCGGTTCTTGGACCAATACCATGTCGACTATCCGATCGTGACGGTGCCGGACGACCGGCTGCCGCGCGCGTACGGCGTGATCGGACTGCCGACGACCGTGTTCGTCGACGCCTCCGGGATGATCCGCGCCCGGCAGCTCGGCGGTTTCGTCGGCGCCGCCGGCGAACGCACGCTCACGCAGCGCCTCGACGCGCTGCTGGGCGGGACGGGCCGATAG